The genomic DNA NNNNNNNNNNNNNNNNNNNNNNNNNNNNNNNNNNNNNNNNNNNNNNNNNNNNNNNNNNNNNNNNNNNNNNNNNNNNNNNNNNNNNNNNNNNNNNNNNNNNNNNNNNNNNNNNNNNNNNNNNNNNNNNNNNNNNNNNNNNNNNNNNNNNNNNNNNNNNNNNNNNNNNNNNNNNNNNNNNNNNNNNNNNNNNNNNNNNNNNNNNNNNNNNNNNNNNNNNNNNNNNNNNNNNNNNNNNNNNNNNNNNNNNNNNNNNNNNNNNNNNNNNNNNNNNNNNNNNNNNNNNNNNNNNNNNNNNNNNNNNNNNNNNNNNNNNNNNNNNNNNNNNNNNNNNNNNNNNNNNNNNNNNNNNNNNNNNNNNNNNNNNNNNNNNNNNNNNNNNNNNNNNNNNNNNNNNNNNNNNNNNNNNNNNNNNNNNNNNNNNNNNNNNNNNNNNNNNNNNNNNNNNNNNNNNNNNNNNNNNNNNNNNNNNNNNNNNNNNNNNNNNNNNNNNNNNNNNNNNNNNNNNNNNNNNNNNNNNNNNNNNNNNNNNNNNNNNNNNNNNNNNNNNNNNNNNNNNNNNNNNNNNNNNNNNNNNNNNNNNNNNNNNNNNNNNNNNNNNNNNNNNNNNNNNNNNNNNNNNNNNNNNNNNNNNNNNNNNNNNNNNNNNNNNNNNNNNNNNNNNNNNNNNNNNNNNNNNNNNNNNNNNNNNNNNNNNNNNNNNNNNNNNNNNNNNNNNNNNNNNNNNNNNNNNNNNNNNNNNNNNNNNNNNNNNNNNNNNNNNNNNNNNNNNNNNNNNNNNNNNNNNNNNNNNNNNNNNNNNNNNNNNNNNNNNNNNNNNNNNNNNNNNNNNNNNNNNNNNNNNNNNNNNNNNNNNNNNNNNNNNNNNNNNNNNNNNNNNNNNNNNNNNNNNNNNNNNNNNNNNNNNNNNNNNNNNNNNNNNNNNNNNNNNNNNNNNNNNNNNNNNNNNNNNNNNNNNNNNNNNNNNNNNNNNNNNNNNNNNNNNNNNNNNNNNNNNNNNNNNNNNNNNNNNNNNNNNNNNNNNNNNNNNNNNNNNNNNNNNNNNNNNNNNNNNNNNNNNNNNNNNNNNNNNNNNNNNNNNNNNNNNNNNNNNNNNNNNNNNNNNNNNNNNNNNNNNNNNNNNNNNNNNNNNNNNNNNNNNNNNNNNNNNNNNNNNNNNNNNNNNNNNNNNNNNNNNNNNNNNNNNNNNNNNNNNNNNNNNNNNNNNNNNNNNNNNNNNNNNNNNNNNNNNNNNNNNNNNNNNNNNNNNNNNNNNNNNNNNNNNNNNNNNNNNNNNNNNNNNNNNNNNNNNNNNNNNNNNNNNNNNNNNNNNNNNNNNNNNNNNNNNNNNNNNNNNNNNNNNNNNNNNNNNNNNNNNNNNNNNNNNNNNNNNNNNNNNNNNNNNNNNNNNNNNNNNNNNNNNNNNNNNNNNNNNNNNNNNNNNNNNNNNNNNNNNNNNNNNNNNNNNNNNNNNNNNNNNNNNNNNNNNNNNNNNNNNNNNNNNNNNNNNNNNNNNNNNNNNNNNNNNNNNNNNNNNNNNNNNNNNNNNNNNNNNNNNNNNNNNNNNNNNNNNNNNNNNNNNNNNNNNNNNNNNNNNNNNNNNNNNNNNNNNNNNNNNNNNNNNNNNNNNNNNNNNNNNNNNNNNNNNNNNNNNNNNNNNNNNNNNNNNNNNNNNNNNNNNNNNNNNNNNNNNNNNNNNNNNNNNNNNNNNNNNNNNNNNNNNNNNNNNNNNNNNNNNNNNNNNNNNNNNNNNNNNNNNNNNNNNNNNNNNNNNNNNNNNNNNNNNNNNNNNNNNNNNNNNNNNNNNNNNNNNNNNNNNNNNNNNNNNNNNNNNNNNNNNNNNNNNNNNNNNNNNNNNNNNNNNNNNNNNNNNNNNNNNNNNNNNNNNNNNNNNNNNNNNNNNNNNNNNNNNNNNNNNNNNNNNNNNNNNNNNNNNNNNNNNNNNNNNNNNNNNNNNNNNNNNNNNNNNNNNNNNNNNNNNNNNNNNNNNNNNNNNNNNNNNNNNNNNNNNNNNNNNNNNNNNNNNNNNNNNNNNNNNNNNNNNNNNNNNNNNNNNNNNNNNNNNNNNNNNNNNNNNNNNNNNNNNNNNNNNNNNNNNNNNNNNNNNNNNNNNNNNNNNNNNNNNNNNNNNNNNNNNNNNNNNNNNNNNNNNNNNNNNNNNNNNNNNNNNNNNNNNNNNNNNNNNNNNNNNNNNNNNNNNNNNNNNNNNNNNNNNNNNNNNNNNNNNNNNNNNNNNNNNNNNNNNNNNNNNNNNNNNNNNNNNNNNNNNNNNNNNNNNNNNNNNNNNNNNNNNNNNNNNNNNNNNNNNNNNNNNNNNNNNNNNNNNNNNNNNNNNNNNNNNNNNNNNNNNNNNNNNNNNNNNNNNNNNNNNNNNNNNNNNNNNNNNNNNNNNNNNNNNNNNNNNNNNNNNNNNNNNNNNNNNNNNNNNNNNNNNNNNNNNNNNNNNNNNNNNNNNNNNNNNNNNNNNNNNNNNNNNNNNNNNNNNNNNNNNNNNNNNNNNNNNNNNNNNNNNNNNNNNNNNNNNNNNNNNNNNNNNNNNNNNNNNNNNNNNNNNNNNNNNNNNNNNNNNNNNNNNNNNNNNNNNNNNNNNNNNNNNNNNNNNNNNNNNNNNNNNNNNNNNNNNNNNNNNNNNNNNNNNNNNNNNNNNNNNNNNNNNNNNNNNNNNNNNNNNNNNNNNNNNNNNNNNNNNNNNNNNNNNNNNNNNNNNNNNNNNNNNNNNNNNNNNNNNNNNNNNNNNNNNNNNNNNNNNNNNNNNNNNNNNNNNNNNNNNNNNNNNNNNNNNNNNNNNNNNNNNNNNNNNNNNNNNNNNNNNNNNNNNNNNNNNNNNNNNNNNNNNNNNNNNNNNNNNNNNNNNNNNNNNNNNNNNNNNNNNNNNNNNNNNNNNNNNNNNNNNNNNNNNNNNNNNNNNNNNNNNNNNNNNNNNNNNNNNNNNNNNNNNNNNNNNNNNNNNNNNNNNNNNNNNNNNNNNNNNNNNNNNNNNNNNNNNNNNNNNNNNNNNNNNNNNNNNNNNNNNNNNNNNNNNNNNNNNNNNNNNNNNNNNNNNNNNNNNNNNNNNNNNNNNNNNNNNNNNNNNNNNNNNNNNNNNNNNNNNNNNNNNNNNNNNNNNNNNNNNNNNNNNNNNNNNNNNNNNNNNNNNNNNNNNNNNNNNNNNNNNNNNNNNNNNNNNNNNNNNNNNNNNNNNNNNNNNNNNNNNNNNNNNNNNNNNNNNNNNNNNNNNNNNNNNNNNNNNNNNNNNNNNNNNNNNNNNNNNNNNNNNNNNNNNNNNNNNNNNNNNNNNNNNNNNNNNNNNNNNNNNNNNNNNNNNNNNNNNNNNNNNNNNNNNNNNNNNNNNNNNNNNNNNNNNNNNNNNNNNNNNNNNNNNNNNNNNNNNNNNNNNNNNNNNNNNNNNNNNNNNNNNNNNNNNNNNNNNNNNNNNNNNNNNNNNNNNNNNNNNNNNNNNNNNNNNNNNNNNNNNNNNNNNNNNNNNNNNNNNNNNNNNNNNNNNNNNNNNNNNNNNNNNNNNNNNNNNNNNNNNNNNNNNNNNNNNNNNNNNNNNNNNNNNNNNNNNNNNNNNNNNNNNNNNNNNNNNNNNNNNNNNNNNNNNNNNNNNNNNNNNNNNNNNNNNNNNNNNNNNNNNNNNNNNNNNNNNNNNNNNNNNNNNNNNNNNNNNNNNNNNNNNNNNNNNNNNNNNNNNNNNNNNNNNNNNNNNNNNNNNNNNNNNNNNNNNNNNNNNNNNNNNNNNNNNNNNNNNNNNNNNNNNNNNNNNNNNNNNNNNNNNNNNNNNNNNNNNNNNNNNNNNNNNNNNNNNNNNNNNNNNNNNNNNNNNNNNNNNNNNNNNNNNNNNNNNNNNNNNNNNNNNNNNNNNNNNNNNNNNNNNNNNNNNNNNNNNNNNNNNNNNNNNNNNNNNNNNNNNNNNNNNNNNNNNNNNNNNNNNNNNNNNNNNNNNNNNNNNNNNNNNNNNNNNNNNNNNNNNNNNNNNNNNNNNNNNNNNNNNNNNNNNNNNNNNNNNNNNNNNNNNNNNNNNNNNNNNNNNNNNNNNNNNNNNNNNNNNNNNNNNNNNNNNNNNNNNNNNNNNNNNNNNNNNNNNNNNNNNNNNNNNNNNNNNNNNNNNNNNNNNNNNNNNNNNNNNNNNNNNNNNNNNNNNNNNNNNNNNNNNNNNNNNNNNNNNNNNNNNNNNNNNNNNNNNNNNNNNNNNNNNNNNNNNNNNNNNNNNNNNNNNNNNNNNNNNNNNNNNNNNNNNNNNNNNNNNNNNNNNNNNNNNNNNNNNNNNNNNNNNNNNNNNNNNNNNNNNNNNNNNNNNNNNNNNNNNNNNNNNNNNNNNNNNNNNNNNNNNNNNNNNNNNNNNNNNNNNNNNNNNNNNNNNNNNNNNNNNNNNNNNNNNNNNNNNNNNNNNNNNNNNNNNNNNNNNNNNNNNNNNNNNNNNNNNNNNNNNNNNNNNNNNNNNNNNNNNNNNNNNNNNNNNNNNNNNNNNNNNNNNNNNNNNNNNNNNNNNNNNNNNNNNNNNNNNNNNNNNNNNNNNNNNNNNNNNNNNNNNNNNNNNNNNNNNNNNNNNNNNNNNNNNNNNNNNNNNNNNNNNNNNNNNNNNNNNNNNNNNNNNNNNNNNNNNNNNNNNNNNNNNNNNNNNNNNNNNNNNNNNNNNNNNNNNNNNNNNNNNNNNNNNNNNNNNNNNNNNNNNNNNNNNNNNNNNNNNNNNNNNNNNNNNNNNNNNNNNNNNNNNNNNNNNNNNNNNNNNNNNNNNNNNNNNNNNNNNNNNNNNNNNNNNNNNNNNNNNNNNNNNNNNNNNNNNNNNNNNNNNNNNNNNNNNNTTCTTCGAAGAGTCAATGCATGTGATACGCTTGATCATGTGATCAGAGTTGGTGAGTGGATTGATGGAATGGAGGGTAAGAAATGGTGAGGAAGCAAGGGTGGTTTCGGGTGATGGGGGGAATCCGCGAGTGAATAGTGGCGTGAGGATAGTGTTGTTTCTGAGTGAGGGAGAAAAAAATGAGTGTGTAAGGTGACTCTGTTGGGTAGGTAATGGCGTGAGAATGGTGTTCCCCCCTTCCCCAGAGGCGTGGTCAGTTGCGTTGGTTAATCGGTGTTCGTATGAGTGTGGAAGAGTGCCCCTTTCAAAATGTGCATTCCtttaactgttttcttttttttttctttttcgccCATTGCCAATCCACACTCCTAAAACCAAAACGTGAATCCCCTCCTTGCCTGCAGCAGAAACCGCTGTCTCTGCAAACTACCACGTGAACGTACCTCCTCCAAAGCActttctcgtttttttttttaattttgcactaaaagacaaaaacgcccttttttctcttttattattttttctatgttttccttttcctttttttttttatcttcttgtttctttccttttttttttctttttcttctttttttttgttttccttttcttttcttttggttctttcattttgtttttttctttctttctttccttttttttcttttcttttttttttcttttcttattttttttatataaatttttttcaaataggaaataaaatcaaatctaataataataagaaaactaaatcaaatactaaaaaaactaaaaaaataaaataaaaatgaaaataaaataaaataagacaaaaacaaaaactaaatcctattatttagtcacccggacgaaattgggtgttgacaaaaTCAATTCCAATGAGTCTTTTGCTCTCCATGCTTTGTCTATCAAGAATCGTAATCGTTGTTGTTTGTCAAGGAGACATCCTTCACGTGATTCATTATTCTCCTTCAAGTATGGAAGATCACTCATCATGTTTTTTTGAGATAAAATCCTTAAGGCATGTGTGCTGAAGTGACAAAATCTCCTATGCCAAAGCCATGAGTCATTAACTTCTACCTTCATGGCAATATTAGTTCCAGGTTTGAAGCTTATAGGAGagtttctatttctcttctccatttttactTTGCCAATTTCTATCTTTCTACTGTTATATTTTGCATGTATCTTTCtcaaagtgaagaaaatattcatTCTCCATCATTTGGCCAATACTTAAAAGATTCTCTTTAAGATTGGGAACTAGTAAAATGTCCCCGATATTATACCTTTCTTTGTCTCCACCATGACAATTCCTTTGCCTCGAGACTCCATGTGGTGCCATTTCCTAGTCGAACTTTGACATTGATAGATTTATCAATGTctttgatgatgctttgatctTTCGCCATGCGATTGTTCATCACTTCCTTGAAACTCCTCCTGCATTATGTTTCAAGCTTGTTTTACACTTGTGGCACCTATTATTCTTGGAAAAATTATGTCATCAATTGTTTGTTGAAGAGCAAATAAAGTCCTTGAATCCTTATGCTTGTTTTCCTTTAACTCCTTCTTTTGAACTGTAGTAAGAATGGAGGTGTCTTCTGGACTAGTGAATCCCTCCTCTATGATGTCCCAAAAATCTTGAGAACAAAAAAATGTCTTCATTTTGACCCTCCAAAAATCATAGTTTTCTCCTATGAAAATAGGTACTGGAATAATAGCCATGggttgagaaaatattttggatgtAGTATAGAATGAGTTATAGTTTTGTTTGAGatagttgaaaatttttatcCACGTCCAGTAGATGATTGAACGTAGCTCTGGTACTACTACTAGTATTTTGAGGTTGTGAAAGGAATAGTTGAAAGGACAAAGAAAATGTGAAGATAATAGAATATGAaagtagtagttggaagaagtgtaATTTATAGTTGTCTTAGTTGTAGTAGATGTTTTCTTACatcaaatagtaaaatacatgtatatatagatccatatattattttagtatgtGATTATAGTTAGAAATAAGGAGATAGAAGGTAATGGAGAAGGATTATAATGTTTTCATTTAAAagaatgacaattaattaaatgcaaaacattTCACCTAAAACAAAGGTTTAAGGTGAGATTTTTTAGGAGAAGGTAATAGTGGCGAACAATGGAGGCCAGAGAGACCAATGATGAAGTCAAAGAGTGACAGTGAAAGATGGAGACAAATAGTAAAGGTGAATATCCAAGGTAATTAAGAGAGATAAAATGTTGCAAGACACATTGTCATCATGAGATTTTTAGATTATGTTAGTTGGAAGtgattatcataaaaatacaaaagtaaattttgaGTTAAGACTCACATCATCTATACTAAACTCATAACCTAGCTCgtataaaagttaatttgaattcggtaaattttcacaaaatcataaataaaactcaatcctgtgaattagattttattaggtcaaatttgacaaaatcttaaataaaactCAAACCAATCTTATTGGCTAAGTCATGTATTTACAAACTACAATGtttgtgtaattttatttgcttACCATCTTTTTTAACAAACCGTATCAATTAATCACAGGTTACGCGACGTGGAGGGAAGGTGATTAAAAATAACCATCTATTTGCAAACCTATTGAGAGAACAATTTATATTGCTAATTCACATGgattatagaaaaattattaaattaattttataagaaatttcaaaaatttttctAAAGGGTATAGAAAATATTGCTTTATGGATACAAAATTCTGCATTTGTTTTTCTAGCTGCAACAGTGATGTAATTAAtaaactaacacaatatttcaGATGCCCATAGCGTTGAGTTCTATGAATTCAAGAAGTTGAAGACACTGAACTTAGCTGACAATAATTTTGACAAGGGAATATTCAAGTCCTTAGTTGCTTTCCCCACTCTCAGATCTTTGGACCTAGGTTTTAATCCAATCAAAGGGGATCTTGATGACAAAGGTATGTTCATATTTGGTTGCCCTTCGACATTTCATTCTTTAACTTTGATTTCTGCATTTGAAGTATCAACTAAGAGTATGTATAATAAGCTAATAAAGTTGGTAAATAACCTCTTTTATTCTTTGCTGAAGTTTTGTCTGATCTAAGCAAACTGGAAGTTCTTTACCTAGCTAACGCAGGTATCAATGGAATTTTACCGAATCAAGGTGAGCATGTATCAtttatgttaaatgaatgtaaaagaattatgtcaacttttcttttaaataacatAACCTGTGACTGTCTGAATATAGGTTTATGTAAAATGAAGCAACTTCAGGAACTATATCTGTCATTCAATAATCTGAGAGGAACTTTGGATGCATGCCTTGACAACTTGACATCACTTCGCTCTCTTGATGTCTCCTTCAACTACTTAAGGGGGAATGTGACACCCTTCCTTGCACAACTAACATCTATCGAATTTCTTGGCATTGCATTCAATAACTTTGAGGATATATTCTCATTCAACTCTTTTGCCAACCATTCAAACCTTAAGCATTTGATAATTGGGAATATGAAAGTGGAAACCGAAAATCCGCCTTGGGTTGCATCATTTCAGTTGGAAGAACTCCGAATGCTCGGTTGTGAGTTAAACTTACAAGCAGAAATTCCAATTTTCCTTTCAAATCAAACTAGCTTGAGATTTCTTGATTTATCAAGAAATAACCTTGTTGGTGAGTTTCCTAGCTGGTTGCTCATGAACAACCCAAATTTAGACGAAGTCTACTTATCCGATAATTCTTTCACTGGACCTTTTGAACTATCCTTTGATAAAAATCATCGCATGGATCAAATGACAGCGTTGTCCATAAGAAACAACAAATTGCAAGGCGAGCTCCCTAACAACGTTGGATTCTTCTTCCCACGTTTGGAGTTTTTGGATGCCTCAAACAATGAGTTTGATGGTCCTATTCCGGCTTCAATTGGAGAGATGTCATTCTTAGTGGAATTGCATCTAGGGAGCAATAACTTTTCTGGCAATGTACCTGAGTACATTCTTAACAGATGCTCCTCATTAGACATGTTGATGATTAGCAATAACCAGCTGAATGGAACACTATTGAGTACCATCAGAAAGCGTAAGCTTACTTTCTTAGCTGCGTCAAGGAACAACATTGAAGGAGCAATAACAGATGAATGGTGCCAACATGAGTTTTTAATGTTAGACATATCTTACAATAAGTTCTCTGGTGCACTGCCCTCCTGCTTCAAAATGCCAGGTTACTTGTTCCTGCAGGGAAATAATTTTACAGGCACCATACCTGAATTATTCATGAGCAACCACTATAGAGCATCAGCCATTGATTTTAGTGACAACAAGTTTACTGGAACAATACCTAATAGTGTATACAAGCTTTGGTCTTTAAGATTTCTTTTATTGGCTGGTAATCATTTGCAAGGCCAAATTTCCAGTCAAATATgccaattaaaatatatcaatatctTAGACCTTTCGCAAAATAATTTCAGTGGGTCCATACCTGCTTGCTTCAGTAATATGTCGTTCGGAAATGTTACCGTTCCCTTTTATGCTACTGCTAGGGAAAAACCATTTAGCCCCATACCTCTTGTGGTAATGCAACTCAGAACAAAAAATTTACATCTTTCCTTCGGCAGTGATAGATTTCAGTTACTGTCCGAACTAGATTTGTCATGTAATCAATTGACAGGAGAGATTCCACACCAATTAGGAGATCTAAATGGCCTTCGTTCTCTCAACTTATCTCACAACCATCTAAATGGTCTGATCCCAGAGAGCTTCCAGAAGCTACAAAACATAGAGAGTTTAGATATTTCAAATAACAACCTAAGTGGACAAATCCCTCTTCAGTTACAGGACTTGCACTCTTTGGCTGTCTTCAATGTTTCCTACAACAATTTGTCAGGAAGAGCACTTGAAAAGGGACAGTTTTGTACCTTTGATGGGAGTAGCTACAAAGGAAATCCGTATCTTACGTGGGATACCTGTAAAAGTGAAAGTTCAAAACCACCACTACAACCAACTCTGTTGCCTGatgaagtagaagaagaaaactCTGAAATTGATTTCAATGCCTTCTGTTGGAGTTTTGCTACATCTTATGTCATGGTAATCGTAGCGTTGGTGACACTCCTTTGGTTCAATCCTCACTGCTGGAGAATGTGGTTTTATTTTGTCGAGGTGTGCCTTCCTAAAGCTTTGTTATGGATTTAAAGAAAAgtaattgagaagatttgaagatgatttttgttattgtttatttgaatagatttggaagtaaattagagtagatttggaagtaaaatttatgagaattagtgtaggatttaatttatataacagaatcgaaaaatttacttccaaatttattttcacttagctccaaatctattcaaataaccaacaaaaaaatttatcatcaaatcctttcaattactctctctcaaATTACTCATCTCAACAAGGCCTAAATGTTTTGGTCAATTTCTTCATGGTTACCACTAAGTTATGAAATAAATG from Vigna radiata var. radiata cultivar VC1973A unplaced genomic scaffold, Vradiata_ver6 scaffold_364, whole genome shotgun sequence includes the following:
- the LOC106779549 gene encoding LRR receptor-like serine/threonine-protein kinase GSO1 codes for the protein MELVGTLPSIKNLNLSGNSIRGRFMKELSRLPNLEVLDLSMNLIGNDTFLASQDYQSKSRLKKLGTLDLSFNYLNESIMEVVSALPSIKNLAMAGNFIGGPFPMKELTLLPNLEMLELSGNRLVSYVPNQDAHSVEFYEFKKLKTLNLADNNFDKGIFKSLVAFPTLRSLDLGFNPIKGDLDDKVLSDLSKLEVLYLANAGINGILPNQGLCKMKQLQELYLSFNNLRGTLDACLDNLTSLRSLDVSFNYLRGNVTPFLAQLTSIEFLGIAFNNFEDIFSFNSFANHSNLKHLIIGNMKVETENPPWVASFQLEELRMLGCELNLQAEIPIFLSNQTSLRFLDLSRNNLVGEFPSWLLMNNPNLDEVYLSDNSFTGPFELSFDKNHRMDQMTALSIRNNKLQGELPNNVGFFFPRLEFLDASNNEFDGPIPASIGEMSFLVELHLGSNNFSGNVPEYILNRCSSLDMLMISNNQLNGTLLSTIRKRKLTFLAASRNNIEGAITDEWCQHEFLMLDISYNKFSGALPSCFKMPGYLFLQGNNFTGTIPELFMSNHYRASAIDFSDNKFTGTIPNSVYKLWSLRFLLLAGNHLQGQISSQICQLKYINILDLSQNNFSGSIPACFSNMSFGNVTVPFYATAREKPFSPIPLVVMQLRTKNLHLSFGSDRFQLLSELDLSCNQLTGEIPHQLGDLNGLRSLNLSHNHLNGLIPESFQKLQNIESLDISNNNLSGQIPLQLQDLHSLAVFNVSYNNLSGRALEKGQFCTFDGSSYKGNPYLTWDTCKSESSKPPLQPTLLPDEVEEENSEIDFNAFCWSFATSYVMVIVALVTLLWFNPHCWRMWFYFVEVCLPKALLWI